The following coding sequences lie in one Crassostrea angulata isolate pt1a10 chromosome 10, ASM2561291v2, whole genome shotgun sequence genomic window:
- the LOC128167052 gene encoding uncharacterized protein LOC128167052 → MALCKQCGIEKLSNEFPSVTVSDECDHPPLECLRCVINSCQKEKKCPHPGCSVSVTPDCSTIQWFKAILNEMFREYEAVYTPPAPKGSGKEILNITVLNGDATQIPYYSFMTLVDLQKHIYSKLKIPPNKQKILFEDKEVQMFGSNGQPSTLSDNNIPPYATLYLVVLLYAIPEAFDHVVFDLYWGYPFSGRDYLDASCLLYQGTQFLNLADYENRYRNGISHSGDVMDNRKRIGHHTIHVYLKQIPSNVTHLFFTLSAWSSPNIARYPNPSLKFYEASNREKDLCKTTFTHARNSQAVVMCSVSKNSQGRWEIYESGKLSAGNASNYGPLKSTISNLIKTGY, encoded by the exons TGTGTGATTAATTCCTgccaaaaagaaaagaaatgtcCTCACCCTGGTTGTTCCGTGTCCGTCACACCAGACTGCTCAACAATTCAATGGTTTAAAGCCATTTTGAATGAAATGTTTCGAGAATATGAAGCCGTTTACACACCTCCAGCACCAAAGGGTTCGGGAAAAGAAATCTTGAATATTACAGTCTTGAATGGAGATGCAACTCAGATACcttattattctttcatgacttTGGTCGACTTACAAAAGCACATTTACAGCAAACTCAAAATTCctccaaacaaacaaaaaatattgtttgaggATAAAGAAGTTCAG ATGTTCGGTTCGAATGGCCAACCTTCAACCTTGTCAGACAACAATATCCCTCCGTATGCAACCCTTTACTTAGTCGTCTTGCTTTATGCAATCCCTGAGGCGTTTGACCATGTCGTCTTTGATCTCTACTGGGGCTATCCTTTTTCTGGACGTGATTACTTGGATGCATCTTGTTTGCTCTACCAAGGCACACAATTTTTGAATTTGGCAGACTATGAAAACCGTTATCGCAATGGAATATCCCATTCTGGGGATGTAATGGATAATCGTAAACGTATTGGTCATCATACTATCcatgtgtatttaaaacaaattccaAGTAATGTCACTCATCTCTTTTTCACACTAAGTGCATGGAGCAGTCCTAATATAGCTAGATACCCCAACCCAAGCTTAAAGTTTTATGAAGCAAGTAATAGAGAAAAAGACTTGTGTAAAACAACTTTTACACATGCACGAAATTCCCAAGCTGTTGTTATGTGCTCTGTTTCCAAGAATAGTCAGGGGAGGTGGGAAATCTATGAGAGTGGAAAGCTGAGTGCTGGCAATGCTAGTAATTATGGCCCACTCAAAAGCACCAtctcaaatttaataaaaaccGGTTATTAA